The window ccccccaccgGAAGGTTTGGACTTTGGCGTTCGTCCCAGACGGACGGCGGGCGGCGCCGGCTTCACAGGATGGAGCAGAAGAACTTCTTCTCCCTGAACGGGTTCTCCGAGGCCGGCACCGGCGACAGCAGCGGGTCCTCTTTGGCGTGGGCTTCGCAGTAGGACATCAGCTCCGCTGCTGCTTTGGACACCTGAGACCAAGGACAACCCGTTAGCTGCAGTTAGTTAACTAGTTAGGTAACTAAACCGTGAGACGACCTTCAGGTTCGACTGGTTAGAGGAAACAGAGGGGAGATGAACCCGTTCGACCCGAGGATCCTCTTCTCTCTAAGGTCAAACGGCCACTACGTCCAGTTTCCACGTGTGAAATGTCGGTCTTTCCTGATTCGTGCGTGATAAACGTAAGTCATACGTGTTTCCTGCGTTCGTCGATGTGCACTGACGTCCGTTGACgggaatttggttttgagatgTTCAGAACCTTTGGTGGGTTGAGAATTGTCCAGATTACACGTATGTTACCTTTATGTACACAATTACTGCCTAAGTCTTATGCAATAGTGCGAGA is drawn from Oryzias latipes chromosome 22, ASM223467v1 and contains these coding sequences:
- the gng2 gene encoding guanine nucleotide-binding protein G(I)/G(S)/G(O) subunit gamma-2; its protein translation is MASNNTASIAQARKLVEQLKMEANIDRIKVSKAAAELMSYCEAHAKEDPLLSPVPASENPFREKKFFCSIL